The Streptomyces durmitorensis genome contains the following window.
GAAGCACGCGGGCGGCGACGCGGCGCGCGAGAAGGTGCGGGCGATCTGGGGGCCGTGGCTGTACGGGGACGGGAAGCCGGAGCGCCCGTAGGGCGTCACGGCAGCGGCAGTGGCAGCGGCTTGCGGAGCACGGCGCAGGGGCGGTCCGCGGCGAGGTCGCGCCGGTGGCCGATGACCTCGTAGCCGAGCGAGCCCCAGAAGGCGAGCCCGGCCTCGTTCCCGTCCAGGACGGCGAGCCGCACCCCCTCGCGTCCGTCCTGCCGGAAGCGCTCCTCGATCAGGCCCGCCAACTCCCGCCCGTACCCCCGGCGTTGCTGCCCCGCGTCGACCATGAGCAGGCCGATCCACGGGTCGGGGTCGGCGGGGTCGGGGTGCCGGTCCAGCGTGATGGCGACCCCGACGACCCGCCCCCTCGACCGC
Protein-coding sequences here:
- a CDS encoding GNAT family N-acetyltransferase, encoding MILEPLTSAEDGALPGELLTELTALYASNRAFHALSGDFPDPDDIRPEQVAAALADELAEPAAQVLLARSRGRVVGVAITLDRHPDPADPDPWIGLLMVDAGQQRRGYGRELAGLIEERFRQDGREGVRLAVLDGNEAGLAFWGSLGYEVIGHRRDLAADRPCAVLRKPLPLPLP